GCTAATGATGCTTCTCGCCTGTCTGGCATTTTACCTTTATGGAACGACGATCACCCGTGGTCTGCGTCAGTTCGCTTTCCGCATTGCAGGTGCTCGTGGCGACAACGCGGTGCTGCTCGCCGGAACAACAATTCAGGCCGTGGCGATGGGCGTCGTTCTGACGGCCGTGATTCAATCCATCTTTGCGGGAGTGGGGCTGGCAGTCTGCCATATCCCGTCAAGCGCCCTGCTGACAGGCATTATATTTGTGCTCTGCCTGATGCAGCTCGGCCCCGTGATTATCATGCTACCGGCACTTATCTGGCTATTTTACCAGGGTGAACACTGGAATGGCGCAGTGTTACTTGTCTGGACGGTGATTGCCGGTTCACTGGATAACATTCTCAAACCGATATTGATTAAACGCGGCGCGGATACCTCGCTGCTGCTGATCATGACCGGTGTTATAGGCGGCATGCTGACATGGGGCATGATTGGCCTAATGATTGGTCCAGTGTTACTGGCAGTATCCTGGAAATTGCTCTCCACATGGGTGAGCGAAGCACATTATCAACCTATCTCTGCAAAGGAACTGTCATGAATATGATTAAAACGACACTGATTATAAGCGCTCTGATTTTCTCCACCTCGGGCATGGCGATGGATAAAACTGCCGCCGGAGCCGTTGCCGGTGCAGCCATCGGCGCAGCTACAGGTAAAAGTGTGAAATCCACCGTTGGCGGGGCCGTCGTTGGAGCCGGTACCGGCGCAATGTTGAAAGGCGGCAAAACGGGCAAAGCAGCGCGTAAAGGTGGCGCCGTAGGCGCGGTGGTTGGCGCTGGAGCGGCGGCAGTAACCGGTAAAAGTGTTCTGAAAGGTGCTGCGGTAGGTGCCGGGACAGGAAGTTTGATCGGACAAGCGACGCATTAATCGCACAACGCCGGGTAGCCGCTTTGGCTTGCCCGGCGTAAAGAGCGCAATTTAACTCACCGCGACAGACGTATTAATTTTGCTATTTAGCTCAAAATCATCTCTTACGCCTAATTTCCCCATAATATTCCGCTTGTGCGAACTGATCGTTTTCTCACTGCGAAATAACAGCTTAGATATCTCAGAACCGGAACAGCCTTTGCGAAGATATTCCAGAACCGTGGATTCTGCAGGCGTAAAAACGACAGGCTTAGCCAAAGAAGCAGCGTGATGCTGACGAATGATCAAAGGACTGAGATAGCGTTTATTTTCCATAGTCTGCTGTATGATCTCCCGCATCTGGAAATTAAGCTCATCCACGCACAAAATGGAACAGCTATATTGCTGAAGAAGTTTTTTAATTAACCACCGTTGAATCGCCCTTACCATGACCAGCGTATGCTTGCTATTCAGTACGCTCATACTTTCCGGTGAAAGAGTAGTGAGATTTTCACACCCTGTCGCGTCAATAATAATCAGGTGTTCTTCTTCCTGTACTAACGGTGACAAAGGAGAAAATTGGCAATGCCAACCGGG
This sequence is a window from Enterobacter sp. 638. Protein-coding genes within it:
- the ydiK gene encoding AI-2E family transporter YdiK, producing the protein MNAIKHPRDLPQTLFGILIILTLLSSAIWILHPFLLSIVWAGLIVIATWPLYTTVQRKLGGRRKLAITVMMVFLTAIFLLPIIFSAGMLSTLFEDLLQWLMHLDKSHLPSLDFLAHIPIVGEHLHRKWLALIHENAESIFDTLKPWITKVIVILAQGLSQFGALFVNGLMMLLACLAFYLYGTTITRGLRQFAFRIAGARGDNAVLLAGTTIQAVAMGVVLTAVIQSIFAGVGLAVCHIPSSALLTGIIFVLCLMQLGPVIIMLPALIWLFYQGEHWNGAVLLVWTVIAGSLDNILKPILIKRGADTSLLLIMTGVIGGMLTWGMIGLMIGPVLLAVSWKLLSTWVSEAHYQPISAKELS
- a CDS encoding LuxR C-terminal-related transcriptional regulator → MFTCQIRYVARNDIYLSGIRSGLESIVSANPGWHCQFSPLSPLVQEEEHLIIIDATGCENLTTLSPESMSVLNSKHTLVMVRAIQRWLIKKLLQQYSCSILCVDELNFQMREIIQQTMENKRYLSPLIIRQHHAASLAKPVVFTPAESTVLEYLRKGCSGSEISKLLFRSEKTISSHKRNIMGKLGVRDDFELNSKINTSVAVS